A genomic window from Periweissella cryptocerci includes:
- a CDS encoding SGNH/GDSL hydrolase family protein, protein MKKLLVIVGAVIVVFSGCVSGQVSAKSSRYQTIVTTKKTKRIKYYIKNPKQKTVSKLSTTRRQRPLKIKQIKLAKKMKQSTLYAIKTVRVKKPIRGSKWNYTTYVLLTSATGKKVGYVKKAHLEKGKYLTPEQRQLLKGYVTGNVRKQRLVLNKSAVRQLLALTPRQVTTQSKITDWPALNKAVIFGDSIARGREYVDGEATIAAKPFINDALQKIGVTGNIQNYAYSGSGVCAYANKSFPRNLAWQIDNRKFARYPVIFLAYGTNDWGLTVQGKKSLLQVARTLDDDIQKMREQAPDTKILAVLPIDRFNSKHDNLYTNYKVSKQGYTLEELNAVFKQVYQANGIPVFDWHQGQNAAITSYKDMSDGVTHPTKRGYAKMATKLAGWLQQQ, encoded by the coding sequence ATGAAAAAATTATTGGTTATTGTTGGCGCAGTGATAGTAGTTTTTAGCGGATGCGTTTCAGGGCAAGTATCGGCTAAATCCAGCAGATATCAAACAATTGTGACAACTAAAAAAACAAAAAGAATTAAGTATTACATTAAGAATCCGAAACAAAAAACGGTATCAAAATTAAGCACTACACGGCGACAACGTCCCTTAAAAATAAAACAAATAAAATTAGCAAAAAAGATGAAACAAAGCACTTTGTATGCGATTAAAACAGTACGAGTGAAGAAGCCCATTCGTGGTTCAAAGTGGAATTATACGACGTACGTACTGTTAACAAGTGCGACTGGAAAAAAGGTTGGGTATGTCAAGAAGGCACATTTAGAAAAAGGAAAATATTTAACGCCTGAACAACGCCAGTTATTAAAAGGTTATGTAACTGGAAATGTGCGCAAGCAACGCTTAGTTTTAAATAAAAGCGCGGTCAGACAGCTGTTGGCATTAACACCACGGCAAGTTACGACGCAGAGTAAAATTACGGATTGGCCGGCTTTAAATAAGGCAGTTATTTTTGGTGATTCGATTGCGCGTGGCCGTGAATACGTCGATGGGGAGGCAACAATAGCGGCAAAACCATTTATTAATGATGCTTTACAAAAAATTGGTGTAACTGGTAATATTCAGAATTATGCTTATTCTGGGTCGGGCGTGTGTGCTTATGCTAATAAATCATTTCCCCGTAATTTGGCTTGGCAAATTGATAACCGCAAGTTTGCTCGTTATCCAGTGATTTTTTTGGCATATGGTACTAATGATTGGGGGCTCACTGTGCAGGGTAAGAAATCGCTCTTGCAAGTTGCTCGTACGTTAGATGATGATATTCAAAAAATGCGTGAGCAAGCACCAGACACGAAAATACTAGCCGTCTTGCCGATTGACCGCTTTAATAGTAAGCATGATAATCTGTATACTAACTATAAAGTAAGCAAACAAGGCTACACGTTAGAAGAATTAAATGCAGTGTTCAAGCAAGTCTATCAAGCTAATGGAATTCCTGTATTCGACTGGCATCAAGGACAAAATGCAGCCATAACATCGTACAAGGACATGTCAGACGGGGTGACACATCCGACGAAGCGTGGCTATGCGAAAATGGCTACAAAGTTAGCAGGCTGGTTACAGCAACAATAG
- the dcuC gene encoding C4-dicarboxylate transporter DcuC, with amino-acid sequence MNSFVIILLGGISIVLLVYMIIKKMDIKISLLTIGILLMYVALLLGKKVTTLEPTGASWLNPIQALVDQFTTTLAGPGFVILILAGYSAYMSKIGANAVTVNALTKPLKHVKSVYILVPIVFLIGNILSLVVPSASNLAIILLATLYPVLRATGMSRLSAGAVIATSATIVPTPLGSDNVAMAAALHLPVTEYVFKYHALISIPTLIFIAVVHYFWQKRQDKKTALIVTEKEEIQEIPEDIHQNDSFGYRVIYGLLPVMPIILLIVAFFVNLSLKTPIQLTVQIVSIISLFIAIVTELIYKQNVNQVLKDTNGFFNGMGGAMGIVGLLVAAQTFVAGLASLGIMEMVQKSMASVHGSGLLLPIIMVAFTAVIVLLSGSGVALVFAMVPLVVPLTQAAGIQPEALSVPLQLAGNLFRAVSPVAAVILIVAGTTKLEPMQIVKRTSVPMVAGVVFMLVLSLIVL; translated from the coding sequence ATGAACTCGTTCGTTATAATTCTATTAGGGGGAATTTCCATTGTCTTGTTGGTTTATATGATTATCAAGAAAATGGACATTAAAATTTCATTATTAACAATCGGGATTTTGCTGATGTATGTAGCATTATTACTTGGCAAGAAAGTTACCACGCTAGAACCAACGGGGGCATCGTGGCTAAACCCGATTCAAGCACTAGTTGATCAATTCACTACCACCCTTGCTGGACCGGGGTTTGTTATCCTAATTTTGGCAGGGTATAGTGCTTACATGAGTAAGATTGGTGCTAATGCGGTGACAGTTAACGCATTAACAAAACCATTAAAACACGTCAAATCAGTATATATTCTCGTGCCAATTGTATTCTTGATTGGAAACATACTATCATTGGTTGTACCAAGTGCATCAAACTTAGCCATTATTTTATTGGCTACTTTATATCCAGTGTTGCGTGCAACCGGGATGAGTCGCTTGAGTGCGGGGGCGGTTATCGCGACATCGGCAACAATTGTGCCAACACCATTAGGCTCTGATAACGTGGCGATGGCGGCAGCATTACATTTACCAGTTACTGAATATGTGTTCAAATATCATGCGTTGATTTCAATTCCAACATTGATTTTCATCGCGGTGGTTCATTATTTCTGGCAAAAACGCCAAGATAAAAAGACCGCATTAATTGTGACTGAAAAAGAAGAAATTCAAGAAATTCCGGAAGATATTCACCAAAATGATTCGTTTGGATACCGCGTTATTTATGGGTTATTACCGGTGATGCCAATTATTTTGTTAATCGTTGCATTCTTTGTCAATTTGAGTTTGAAAACGCCAATTCAATTAACAGTTCAGATTGTTTCGATTATTAGCTTATTCATTGCCATCGTGACCGAGTTAATCTACAAGCAAAATGTAAATCAAGTCCTTAAGGACACGAATGGTTTCTTTAATGGAATGGGCGGAGCGATGGGAATCGTTGGCTTGCTAGTCGCCGCGCAAACATTTGTGGCTGGGTTAGCATCACTTGGAATCATGGAAATGGTGCAAAAATCAATGGCATCAGTTCATGGCTCAGGTTTACTCCTACCGATTATAATGGTGGCCTTTACGGCGGTAATTGTATTATTGAGTGGGAGTGGCGTTGCGTTAGTCTTTGCCATGGTACCGTTGGTTGTCCCATTGACGCAGGCGGCTGGAATTCAACCTGAAGCACTGTCAGTACCACTACAATTAGCGGGTAACTTATTCCGTGCAGTTTCACCAGTGGCCGCGGTAATCTTGATTGTGGCTGGAACGACAAAACTTGAACCAATGCAAATTGTTAAACGGACATCTGTACCGATGGTTGCTGGGGTAGTGTTCATGTTGGTCTTATCGTTAATTGTCTTATAA
- a CDS encoding GntR family transcriptional regulator, producing MKVVSKPVQVYNSILDKIDSEHFVGMLPSENDLTKLFNVSRGTIRSSLNLLKEDGIISSIKGKGNIINAHVTSEKKSGLEINDSPFYKSCDKVIENVDAYSLRHAESSHSKKLFGAGDHFTINLWYGPADQYIGNDFCMVSKELAEAHNVESMNSEALRNFLEKQLYDLSSYSTLSMTISLRDKSDFKRKFADEVNQLVVLTEDLFDSDHALLCQSKYYVPLQFFRTMLNRTNY from the coding sequence ATGAAAGTAGTTTCCAAACCAGTCCAAGTATATAATTCGATTTTAGATAAGATTGATTCTGAACATTTTGTCGGAATGTTACCATCCGAAAACGACTTAACAAAATTATTCAATGTTAGTCGCGGAACCATTCGTAGTTCATTGAATCTGCTTAAAGAGGACGGCATTATTAGCAGCATTAAAGGAAAGGGAAACATTATTAATGCCCATGTGACTAGCGAAAAAAAATCTGGGCTTGAAATTAATGATTCGCCGTTTTATAAGAGCTGTGACAAAGTAATTGAAAATGTTGATGCTTATTCTTTACGGCATGCTGAGTCGAGCCACTCCAAGAAACTATTTGGTGCGGGTGATCATTTCACCATCAATCTTTGGTATGGTCCAGCTGACCAATACATCGGCAATGATTTTTGTATGGTTTCAAAAGAACTTGCGGAAGCGCATAACGTTGAAAGCATGAATTCAGAAGCATTACGAAATTTCCTGGAAAAGCAGCTATATGACCTGTCGAGTTATTCAACGTTATCAATGACGATTTCATTACGTGATAAAAGTGACTTTAAACGTAAATTTGCTGATGAAGTCAATCAATTAGTTGTATTGACGGAAGATTTATTTGACAGTGATCATGCGCTACTGTGTCAATCAAAGTATTATGTACCACTCCAATTCTTTCGGACAATGCTCAACCGGACTAATTACTAA
- a CDS encoding M24 family metallopeptidase, whose product MNPMYTTRIERLKKMLAMMEMDGLFVTNGFNMRYLTGFLGGNGDGVVLVTKQSVLLITDSRYEEELKASLPAEVTLVITRDYYQEAAKQTEKAGVLRLGFEDDLAFRVFDLMDELLVVEDFLPVPGVLEALREIKDQTEVTALRKSTAISVAAFNQLLPKLHVGMTEKEVANELDYLARKLGAQKASFDTIVASGWRGALPHGLATDKVIETGELVTIDFGYYVDGYTSDITRTIAFGEVSDELKHIYQTVLTAQKRIIAEVFNGVASSELDRVGREYITAQGYGKEFNHGTGHGIGLDIHEGPNISRSLDDEMVTNNLLTIEPGIYVAGLGGVRIEDDVLVTPAGYENLTSGITTDLIVIDD is encoded by the coding sequence GTGAATCCAATGTATACAACACGAATTGAACGGCTTAAAAAAATGTTGGCAATGATGGAAATGGACGGTTTGTTTGTTACTAACGGGTTTAACATGCGTTACTTAACCGGTTTTTTAGGCGGTAATGGGGATGGTGTTGTTTTAGTTACTAAACAAAGTGTTTTGCTGATTACTGATTCTCGCTATGAAGAAGAACTTAAAGCAAGTTTACCAGCTGAAGTAACGCTAGTGATTACGCGCGATTATTATCAAGAGGCCGCTAAGCAAACTGAAAAAGCCGGAGTATTACGGTTAGGATTTGAGGATGATTTAGCGTTCCGCGTTTTTGACTTAATGGACGAATTACTTGTTGTCGAAGACTTTTTACCCGTTCCTGGAGTGCTTGAGGCATTGCGCGAAATCAAGGATCAAACTGAAGTGACGGCATTACGCAAATCAACGGCAATTTCAGTGGCGGCATTCAACCAGTTGTTGCCAAAGTTACATGTTGGCATGACTGAAAAAGAGGTCGCTAATGAATTAGATTATTTGGCGCGGAAGCTAGGTGCGCAAAAAGCTTCATTCGATACGATTGTTGCAAGTGGTTGGCGTGGGGCATTACCCCACGGTTTAGCAACTGATAAAGTAATTGAGACTGGTGAATTAGTGACGATAGACTTTGGCTACTATGTTGATGGCTATACTTCTGACATTACACGAACGATTGCTTTTGGTGAAGTTAGTGATGAACTAAAACATATCTATCAGACCGTTTTAACTGCGCAAAAGCGGATTATTGCGGAAGTGTTCAATGGTGTGGCTTCAAGTGAACTTGACCGAGTTGGCCGTGAATATATTACGGCACAAGGTTATGGAAAAGAATTCAATCATGGTACGGGGCACGGAATTGGTTTAGACATACATGAGGGACCAAACATTTCCCGGAGCCTGGATGATGAAATGGTTACCAATAATTTGTTGACGATTGAACCAGGAATTTACGTTGCTGGTTTGGGGGGCGTCCGGATTGAAGACGATGTGTTAGTGACACCTGCAGGTTATGAAAACTTAACCAGTGGAATTACGACAGACTTAATTGTGATTGATGATTAA
- a CDS encoding zinc-binding alcohol dehydrogenase family protein — MSDVFRAIGAYEGLPIADTNALQYVELPLVQPEGHDILVKVKAVSVNPVDAKLRSTLPKSEKAHIYGYDAVGEVVAVGEAVTKFIVGEQVFYAGVMKRAGSDAEYQLVDEAVVAIKPETLTNAEAAAMPLTSLTAFELMFEKMGMTPAADAHDGETLLVINGAGGVGSVMIQLAKWLGMTVIATASRPETVAWVEKMGADFVVNHREDYVAALSELGFDAVDYIALLHSTERHFPNAAKLIAPFGHIGAIVEAVDPLPMSLIKNKSVSFDWEFMFAKGNYDYQLTSQGEYLAEIARLLDDGILVSTLTKELDAISLANLRTAHAQVEADKMIGKIVLSGQFV, encoded by the coding sequence ATGTCTGATGTATTTCGAGCAATTGGAGCCTATGAAGGATTACCAATCGCAGATACCAATGCACTGCAGTACGTGGAATTACCATTAGTTCAACCTGAAGGGCATGATATTTTAGTTAAGGTTAAGGCAGTTTCTGTTAACCCCGTTGATGCGAAGCTCCGAAGCACGTTGCCTAAAAGCGAAAAAGCGCATATCTATGGATACGATGCTGTCGGTGAAGTTGTCGCAGTTGGTGAGGCGGTAACTAAGTTTATCGTTGGTGAGCAAGTCTTCTACGCCGGCGTGATGAAACGTGCCGGTAGTGACGCTGAGTATCAATTAGTCGATGAAGCCGTCGTAGCGATTAAACCGGAAACCTTGACCAATGCCGAGGCTGCGGCAATGCCCCTGACAAGTTTGACCGCATTTGAATTAATGTTTGAAAAGATGGGCATGACCCCCGCGGCCGATGCGCATGATGGTGAAACTTTGTTGGTCATTAATGGTGCTGGTGGTGTTGGTTCAGTGATGATTCAACTTGCCAAGTGGTTAGGTATGACCGTAATTGCCACTGCCTCACGACCAGAAACAGTGGCTTGGGTTGAAAAAATGGGTGCTGATTTTGTGGTTAACCACCGTGAAGATTATGTGGCAGCCCTTAGCGAACTCGGTTTTGATGCGGTTGATTATATTGCATTGTTGCATTCAACTGAACGTCACTTTCCAAATGCTGCCAAATTAATTGCACCGTTTGGCCACATTGGTGCGATTGTTGAAGCAGTTGATCCATTACCAATGTCATTAATTAAGAACAAAAGTGTCAGTTTCGACTGGGAATTTATGTTTGCCAAGGGTAACTATGACTATCAGCTGACTTCACAAGGTGAATATTTAGCGGAAATCGCACGCCTTTTGGATGACGGAATTTTAGTGTCAACTTTAACTAAAGAGCTTGATGCGATTAGTTTGGCAAATCTACGGACTGCACATGCCCAAGTTGAGGCGGATAAAATGATTGGAAAAATCGTCTTGAGCGGTCAATTTGTGTAG
- a CDS encoding PTS mannose/fructose/sorbose transporter subunit IIC, with protein MISVFFVVLIAFLAGVEGILDEFEFHQPIIAATLIGLATGHVMEGVVLGGTLQLIALGWMNVGAAIAPDAALASVVSAYLVCGPAHVDPKTGIAIAIPLAVAGQVLTILVRMLTTTLAHVADGYAEKGNIRGVETVHIGAIVLQGLRIAIPMVVVILVGADPVRHALAAIPEVITGGLAVAGGFIVVVGYAMVINMMATPDLWPFFFLGFALSAVTEINLIAMGIIGLVLALVYLQLSPKFNGGGDGGNGGNSGSGSAGGDPIDEILNNY; from the coding sequence ATGATATCAGTATTTTTTGTTGTATTGATTGCTTTCCTTGCCGGGGTTGAAGGGATTCTTGATGAATTTGAATTCCACCAACCAATTATTGCCGCAACCTTAATTGGTTTGGCAACTGGGCATGTAATGGAAGGGGTTGTCCTTGGTGGAACCTTGCAATTGATTGCCTTGGGTTGGATGAACGTTGGGGCAGCGATTGCACCAGATGCTGCTTTGGCTTCTGTTGTTTCGGCTTACTTGGTTTGTGGACCAGCACACGTTGATCCTAAAACTGGGATTGCGATTGCCATTCCTTTGGCCGTTGCGGGTCAAGTTTTGACTATCTTAGTGCGGATGTTGACGACGACTTTGGCACACGTTGCCGATGGTTATGCTGAAAAGGGTAACATTCGTGGTGTTGAAACAGTCCACATTGGTGCTATTGTACTTCAAGGTTTACGGATTGCGATTCCAATGGTTGTCGTTATCTTAGTTGGGGCTGACCCAGTTCGTCATGCCTTGGCTGCAATTCCCGAAGTAATTACTGGTGGTTTGGCTGTTGCGGGTGGATTTATCGTGGTTGTTGGTTATGCCATGGTTATTAACATGATGGCAACGCCTGACTTGTGGCCATTCTTCTTCCTTGGCTTTGCCTTGTCAGCAGTTACTGAGATTAACTTGATTGCTATGGGTATTATCGGTCTTGTCTTGGCGCTTGTGTACTTACAACTTTCACCTAAGTTTAACGGCGGTGGTGATGGCGGTAATGGTGGCAACAGCGGCTCAGGCAGTGCTGGTGGCGACCCAATCGATGAAATTCTTAACAACTACTAG
- a CDS encoding mannose/fructose/sorbose PTS transporter subunit IIB, which yields MVGIIIASHGEFAAGIKQSGQMIFGEQEKVQVVTFMPDEGPDDLMAKFDTAIKAFDAEDEVLFLIDLWGGSPFNAASRIQAEHEDKMAIVTGLNLPMLIEAYGARFSMTTAHEIAHYLVPVAQDGVKSLPETVQEAPASEAAPTTEETPAVSATAPAEHTGKLELNVGLVRIDSRLLHGQVATAWTKNVGPNRIIVVSDSVAKDDLRKTLIVQAAPHGVKANVIPISKLIEIYDDPRFKAVKALLLFETPQDVQKAVDAGVKFPEVNIGSMSYTEGKTMITNAIAVDQADVDAYKEMSDQGVKFEVRKVPSDSSESLFNLLAKKGFK from the coding sequence ATGGTCGGAATTATTATTGCCAGCCACGGTGAATTTGCCGCGGGAATTAAGCAGTCTGGGCAAATGATCTTCGGGGAACAAGAAAAAGTGCAAGTTGTCACTTTTATGCCTGATGAAGGACCTGATGATTTAATGGCTAAGTTTGATACAGCAATCAAAGCATTCGATGCTGAAGATGAAGTGCTGTTTCTAATTGATTTGTGGGGAGGATCACCATTTAACGCTGCTAGCCGGATTCAAGCAGAGCACGAAGATAAGATGGCAATTGTTACGGGGTTAAACTTACCCATGTTAATCGAAGCTTACGGTGCACGTTTCTCAATGACAACCGCACATGAAATTGCTCACTATTTAGTGCCAGTTGCACAAGACGGTGTTAAGAGTTTGCCAGAAACGGTACAAGAAGCACCAGCATCTGAAGCTGCTCCTACAACTGAAGAAACACCAGCTGTAAGTGCAACTGCACCAGCAGAACATACTGGTAAATTAGAATTAAACGTTGGTTTAGTTCGGATTGACTCACGTTTATTGCACGGGCAGGTTGCAACTGCTTGGACGAAAAATGTTGGACCAAACCGAATCATCGTGGTTTCTGATTCAGTTGCCAAAGATGATTTGCGGAAGACTTTGATTGTGCAAGCGGCACCACACGGAGTTAAGGCCAACGTTATTCCAATTTCTAAATTAATTGAAATTTACGATGATCCTCGATTCAAAGCAGTCAAAGCATTATTATTATTCGAAACACCACAAGATGTGCAAAAAGCCGTTGATGCGGGTGTGAAGTTCCCTGAAGTTAACATTGGTTCAATGTCATATACAGAAGGTAAGACCATGATTACTAATGCGATCGCGGTTGATCAAGCCGATGTTGATGCATACAAGGAAATGTCTGATCAAGGCGTGAAATTTGAAGTTCGTAAAGTTCCAAGTGATTCAAGTGAAAGTCTATTCAATTTATTAGCAAAAAAAGGCTTCAAATAA
- a CDS encoding PTS system mannose/fructose/sorbose family transporter subunit IID, whose product MTENQNQDLHLTKKDLRSVWWRSMFLQGSWNYERMQNVGWAFSMIPAIKRLYKTKEDRAAALKRHLEFFNTHPYVASPILGVELALEEQRANGAEIDDEAINGVKVGMMGPLAGVGDPIFWGTLRPVIGAFAASLALSQNIMGPIIFFVLWNLIRMSFLWYTQALGYKQGMNITQDLGGGMMQKITQGASILGMFIMGVLVPRWTTMNFPMVISKVKNDSKNVIDLSSIVDKANSGKLSASQIRNVYDQVVSGKLIDTHKITTLQDIFNTLLPGLMPLLLMFLVLWLLRKKVNPIWIIVGLFVVGILGYWVGLLG is encoded by the coding sequence ATGACTGAAAATCAAAATCAAGATTTACATTTAACGAAAAAAGACCTGCGCTCAGTGTGGTGGCGTAGTATGTTCTTGCAAGGTTCTTGGAACTATGAACGGATGCAAAACGTTGGTTGGGCATTCTCAATGATTCCAGCTATCAAGCGTTTGTACAAAACTAAAGAAGACCGCGCGGCAGCTTTGAAGCGTCACTTGGAATTCTTTAACACGCACCCATATGTTGCATCACCAATTTTGGGGGTTGAATTAGCCCTTGAAGAACAACGCGCCAATGGTGCCGAAATTGATGATGAAGCGATTAACGGGGTTAAGGTCGGTATGATGGGACCATTAGCCGGTGTCGGTGACCCAATTTTCTGGGGAACTTTACGACCTGTTATCGGGGCATTTGCGGCTTCACTTGCGTTATCACAAAACATCATGGGACCAATCATTTTCTTCGTCCTCTGGAACCTTATCCGGATGTCATTCCTCTGGTACACCCAAGCGCTTGGATACAAGCAAGGAATGAACATCACCCAAGATTTGGGTGGTGGTATGATGCAAAAAATTACTCAAGGTGCTTCAATTTTGGGTATGTTCATCATGGGTGTGCTGGTACCTCGTTGGACAACTATGAACTTCCCAATGGTTATCTCAAAGGTTAAGAACGATTCTAAGAACGTGATTGATCTTTCATCAATCGTGGATAAAGCTAACTCAGGTAAGCTTTCAGCATCACAAATTCGGAATGTTTACGACCAAGTGGTTTCAGGTAAGTTAATTGATACTCACAAAATTACCACTTTGCAAGATATCTTTAACACATTACTTCCTGGTTTGATGCCATTACTCTTGATGTTCCTTGTCTTGTGGTTACTTCGCAAGAAGGTTAACCCAATCTGGATTATCGTCGGCTTGTTCGTCGTTGGTATTCTTGGTTACTGGGTTGGACTCTTGGGTTAA
- a CDS encoding nucleoside hydrolase: MAKQIILDTDPGIDDAVAISMALKSEQLDVKLLVATAGNVGVATTFENLGKLQAFLGTKAPMVKGATRPLLVDPIEAKSVHGVTGMAGYAFPEPDFSSEVSGTAVDAIHDVVAHATDKVTLVGIGPLTNYAMYLRQYPQDVANIAEIVLMGGAIGRGNFGVLSEFNFAADPHSADIVFKSGVPIRVAPLEVGMQAKVMPETSEKIKHMGKVGDMFYQLFSKYRGGSFQTGLKIYDALAMGMLMNPEMFSFESTHVAIETHGQYTMGASLMDFKGYLKQPDNAEIAIQVDVEAFETWFLGTINSLDK; this comes from the coding sequence ATGGCTAAACAAATTATTTTGGATACTGATCCAGGGATTGATGATGCGGTTGCAATTTCAATGGCATTAAAATCTGAGCAATTAGATGTGAAGTTACTAGTGGCAACTGCTGGTAACGTGGGGGTAGCAACAACTTTCGAGAATTTGGGTAAATTGCAGGCGTTCTTGGGTACTAAAGCTCCAATGGTCAAAGGGGCAACTCGCCCATTATTGGTTGACCCGATTGAAGCGAAAAGCGTTCACGGTGTCACAGGGATGGCGGGATATGCTTTTCCCGAACCCGACTTCAGTAGTGAAGTTAGCGGTACTGCAGTTGATGCAATTCATGATGTTGTGGCACATGCAACTGACAAAGTAACGTTGGTGGGGATTGGTCCACTGACAAACTATGCAATGTATCTTCGTCAATATCCACAGGACGTGGCGAATATTGCAGAAATTGTATTGATGGGTGGTGCAATCGGTCGGGGTAACTTTGGGGTGTTATCAGAGTTTAATTTTGCAGCTGATCCACATAGTGCGGACATCGTATTCAAATCAGGGGTACCAATTCGAGTTGCGCCGCTAGAAGTCGGAATGCAAGCAAAAGTGATGCCGGAAACCAGTGAAAAGATTAAACACATGGGTAAAGTTGGCGATATGTTTTATCAATTATTTTCTAAATATCGTGGCGGGAGTTTTCAAACGGGATTGAAAATTTATGATGCATTAGCAATGGGGATGTTAATGAATCCAGAAATGTTTAGCTTTGAAAGTACGCATGTAGCTATCGAAACACATGGACAATATACAATGGGGGCAAGCTTGATGGATTTCAAAGGTTATCTAAAGCAACCAGATAACGCGGAAATTGCGATTCAAGTTGATGTCGAAGCATTTGAAACATGGTTCTTGGGGACAATTAATTCATTAGACAAGTAA
- a CDS encoding DUF956 family protein, translated as MAVILNKQVEFTTRANSMYTSINPKPGMLIFGDGGVEFRANAGNGFIQIPWREVTGVRAQAFFWNKYIRGFFIDTKSGSFNFVVSRARQALTVMDQHLSRDVMSINEGLVQRRLKKNK; from the coding sequence ATGGCAGTAATTTTAAATAAACAAGTTGAATTTACGACGCGGGCGAATTCGATGTATACGTCAATTAATCCCAAACCGGGTATGTTGATATTTGGTGATGGCGGCGTTGAATTTCGCGCCAATGCTGGTAATGGCTTCATTCAAATCCCATGGCGGGAAGTGACTGGGGTTCGCGCACAAGCATTTTTCTGGAATAAATATATCCGCGGATTCTTCATTGATACTAAATCGGGTTCGTTTAATTTTGTCGTGAGTCGCGCCCGGCAAGCTCTGACGGTTATGGATCAACACTTGAGTCGAGATGTTATGTCGATTAACGAAGGTTTAGTTCAACGTCGACTTAAGAAGAATAAATAG